One stretch of Rhodococcus pseudokoreensis DNA includes these proteins:
- a CDS encoding helix-turn-helix domain-containing protein, with protein MNARTVTVAVGAGLMVDGDAARVVEFDGRKVVVEYADGRYGSFALAEFVSRARGLEPVEEGLDPGLVLAGLSPAEREQAAARGEHVREVLTGYRSGYAEAARTDEPRPGYAPAVGLKARCEAKAAELGVASRTVERWVAAYRDAGEAGLVDDRRGRGRGSTVDPRWEAAVAAELAAGVSASTPTRSAVLMRAAERLERDHGVGVVALPSQATAYRRLAELVKGTNAVSGSAKARRSIAQRPKGVYGRLRATRPGEYLILDTQDLDVFAMEPVTCRWVRAQLTVAQDLFDRQILGLKVTPVSTKSVDVASVLFESVTGRSAGRPALGPVHGLPKHLVFTEENTGADAEIWCPPETLVIDHGKAFLSAHVIGVCARLGISIQPAQPRKPTDKPTVERFFRSLREGLIQHLPAYKGPDLHSRGEGLEEQAFLFLHELEDVIRDWIVTVYHPSDHDGIAVAEWPNLAMSPNDMFALGIAKAGVLRIPAAPELALEFLRVVKRTIQHYGVEIDGRRYNGPALDGYRNATSPYGGLDAGKWPFRVNDDDVRHIYFQDPGDGQWHQLDWEHAPMLGTPFSDEAARYARILARRTDRFTDPAETLATLLSRWDAGEVLDRRERRMAARLAAERSGLAAAAELELAADPVPALSAATTSSGPPVVGDDDDDSEILDDVDDFYADALEVLE; from the coding sequence GTGAACGCGCGCACGGTGACGGTCGCGGTCGGGGCGGGGCTGATGGTCGACGGCGACGCGGCGCGGGTCGTGGAGTTCGACGGCCGTAAGGTGGTCGTTGAGTACGCGGACGGCCGCTACGGAAGCTTCGCTTTGGCGGAGTTCGTCTCGCGGGCACGTGGTTTGGAGCCGGTCGAGGAAGGTCTGGATCCGGGGCTGGTGCTGGCGGGGCTGTCACCGGCCGAGCGGGAGCAGGCCGCAGCGCGAGGCGAGCATGTCCGGGAGGTGTTGACCGGCTACAGGTCCGGTTACGCCGAGGCCGCGCGCACAGATGAGCCCCGCCCCGGCTATGCGCCGGCGGTGGGGCTGAAGGCACGCTGCGAGGCCAAGGCCGCGGAGTTGGGGGTGGCGTCGCGCACTGTCGAGCGGTGGGTGGCCGCCTACCGGGATGCCGGTGAGGCGGGGCTGGTCGATGACCGGCGCGGCCGTGGCCGCGGCTCGACGGTGGATCCGCGCTGGGAGGCGGCGGTGGCCGCGGAGCTGGCGGCGGGGGTGTCGGCGTCGACACCGACCCGCTCGGCGGTGCTGATGCGAGCCGCCGAGCGGCTCGAGCGCGACCACGGGGTGGGAGTGGTGGCGCTGCCGTCGCAGGCGACCGCCTATCGGCGGCTGGCAGAGCTGGTTAAGGGCACGAACGCGGTGAGTGGGTCGGCGAAGGCGCGGCGTTCGATCGCCCAACGCCCGAAGGGGGTTTACGGCCGGCTGCGCGCCACGCGTCCGGGTGAGTATCTGATTCTGGATACCCAGGATCTGGATGTGTTCGCGATGGAGCCGGTGACCTGTCGGTGGGTGCGGGCGCAGCTGACGGTCGCGCAGGATCTCTTCGACCGGCAGATCCTGGGGTTGAAGGTGACCCCGGTGTCCACGAAATCGGTTGATGTCGCCAGTGTGTTGTTCGAGTCGGTCACAGGCCGCAGCGCGGGGCGCCCAGCGTTGGGGCCGGTGCACGGGTTGCCGAAGCATCTGGTGTTCACCGAGGAGAACACCGGCGCCGACGCCGAGATCTGGTGCCCGCCCGAGACCCTGGTGATCGATCACGGCAAGGCGTTCCTGTCGGCGCATGTGATCGGGGTCTGCGCCCGATTGGGGATCTCGATCCAGCCGGCCCAACCGCGCAAGCCCACCGACAAGCCCACGGTCGAGAGGTTCTTTCGTTCGTTGAGAGAGGGTCTGATACAACATCTTCCGGCCTACAAGGGCCCGGACCTGCACAGCCGCGGAGAAGGTCTCGAGGAGCAGGCGTTTTTGTTCCTGCACGAGCTCGAGGATGTGATCCGCGACTGGATCGTGACGGTCTACCACCCGAGTGACCATGACGGGATCGCGGTCGCCGAGTGGCCGAATCTGGCGATGTCGCCGAATGACATGTTCGCCCTGGGCATCGCCAAGGCGGGAGTGTTGCGGATCCCGGCCGCCCCGGAGCTCGCCTTGGAGTTCCTGCGGGTGGTCAAACGCACCATCCAGCATTACGGCGTCGAGATCGACGGCCGCCGCTACAACGGTCCTGCACTGGACGGCTACCGCAACGCGACCAGCCCCTACGGCGGCCTCGACGCCGGGAAATGGCCGTTTCGCGTCAACGACGACGATGTCCGCCACATCTACTTTCAAGACCCGGGCGATGGGCAGTGGCATCAGCTCGACTGGGAACACGCGCCGATGCTGGGCACTCCCTTCTCCGACGAGGCCGCCCGCTACGCCCGCATCCTCGCCCGCCGCACCGACCGTTTCACCGACCCCGCCGAGACGCTGGCCACATTGCTGAGCCGGTGGGATGCGGGTGAGGTTCTCGACCGGCGCGAACGGCGCATGGCCGCCCGGCTGGCGGCCGAGCGCAGCGGCCTGGCCGCGGCAGCCGAGCTCGAACTGGCCGCCGACCCTGTTCCGGCGCTGAGCGCCGCCACCACCAGCTCGGGCCCGCCGGTGGTTGGCGACGACGATGACGACAGCGAGATCCTCGACGACGTCGACGACTTCTACGCCGACGCGCTGGAGGTGCTCGAGTGA
- a CDS encoding C40 family peptidase, which translates to MDFASIIVGVAVAGASAAQGGGVDPAITDSVTAVAQEQAPALAQYVPDPQPYLDDAARAVQQAQEQLPAEWQAEIENAIPPEVQDGAAGAREQLPPEAQGLIPEVVLPAPSPEPGPAGGVTNPAGPAAQAPFSTPPQETNPLVLPPAVSGAPTTAAGIPSLTGLLAPTAVSDLTFDPRFPRNLKFARAVIEAAMRAIGLPYQWGGGLLTGPSMGDGTGGATAGYDCSGLTRFAYYIGTGGTKVLPRTSQEQFRAGQRITMSQAQPGDLLFGNWQADGANHVAIYLGGGKMLEAPQTGQLIQISAVRPDMIPARFL; encoded by the coding sequence ATGGATTTCGCATCGATCATCGTCGGCGTCGCAGTGGCCGGCGCATCAGCTGCCCAGGGCGGCGGAGTGGACCCCGCGATCACCGACAGCGTCACGGCGGTCGCACAGGAACAGGCACCAGCTCTCGCCCAGTATGTTCCGGACCCGCAGCCCTACCTCGACGATGCGGCCCGGGCAGTGCAGCAGGCGCAGGAGCAGTTGCCCGCCGAGTGGCAAGCCGAGATCGAAAACGCCATTCCACCGGAAGTCCAGGATGGGGCTGCAGGCGCCAGGGAACAGCTCCCGCCCGAGGCCCAGGGCCTGATTCCCGAGGTCGTCCTGCCCGCCCCTAGCCCGGAACCCGGACCCGCCGGCGGTGTCACCAACCCCGCAGGACCCGCAGCTCAGGCACCGTTCTCAACTCCGCCGCAGGAGACGAATCCGTTAGTCCTTCCTCCTGCCGTCAGCGGCGCACCCACCACTGCTGCCGGCATCCCCTCCCTGACAGGACTGCTCGCCCCGACCGCAGTCAGCGATCTGACCTTCGATCCCCGCTTTCCCCGCAACCTCAAGTTCGCGCGCGCGGTCATCGAAGCGGCGATGCGTGCGATCGGATTGCCCTACCAATGGGGCGGAGGCCTTCTCACCGGACCGTCGATGGGCGACGGCACCGGCGGAGCTACCGCCGGCTACGACTGCTCAGGGCTCACTCGCTTCGCCTACTACATCGGCACCGGAGGCACGAAGGTCTTGCCCCGCACCTCACAGGAACAGTTCCGCGCAGGCCAGCGGATCACCATGTCCCAAGCCCAGCCCGGTGACCTGCTGTTCGGGAACTGGCAGGCAGACGGAGCCAACCACGTCGCGATCTACCTCGGCGGCGGAAAAATGCTCGAAGCACCGCAGACCGGCCAGCTCATCCAGATCAGCGCCGTCCGCCCGGACATGATCCCCGCCCGCTTCCTGTGA
- a CDS encoding 3'-5' exonuclease, producing MTSTQTSPQQWARGMLVPSRAAVLDIESTDLDGSIIEICVLDAATGNPLLETLVDPGDVPIHPDAYAVHGIAPADLIGAPGWSTVHKQLLAVTAGRVTLSYNSQFDQGRVLHDCARHSLDPAHLADPEMWGCIMRMRSQAEGTEKSIRLDGGHRARSDAAAARTVLLSIAEGPSVPTTPTSHSPR from the coding sequence ATGACCAGTACACAGACGTCTCCGCAGCAGTGGGCACGGGGCATGCTCGTCCCCAGCCGGGCAGCAGTGCTGGACATTGAGTCGACCGACCTCGACGGGTCGATCATCGAGATCTGCGTTTTGGACGCCGCCACCGGCAATCCACTGCTCGAAACCCTGGTCGATCCCGGCGACGTTCCGATCCACCCGGACGCCTATGCCGTGCATGGAATTGCCCCGGCCGATCTGATCGGCGCACCCGGCTGGTCTACGGTCCACAAGCAGCTGCTTGCGGTCACCGCTGGCCGAGTGACCCTCTCCTACAACAGTCAGTTCGATCAGGGCCGCGTTCTCCATGACTGTGCTCGGCACAGTCTCGACCCCGCTCACCTCGCCGACCCAGAGATGTGGGGATGCATCATGCGGATGCGATCGCAGGCAGAGGGCACCGAGAAGAGCATTCGGCTCGATGGCGGACACCGCGCCCGCAGCGACGCCGCGGCCGCCCGCACCGTCCTGCTCAGCATCGCCGAGGGCCCGTCCGTGCCGACAACCCCCACATCCCACTCTCCGCGTTAG
- a CDS encoding AAA family ATPase → MSSAYSLSRKDGWRRFVDTAPRTRPDTLTATALSALGSDAREDYDDARHDWHANFGTIATPQLKAVRDELELIVASNRQDPDRVRGAAVIDGFPGLGKTTIVNLFGRDYHRQALRRRGPVTESGDEHIPVFRVGLTSNTTLRTLNKMICQFYGHPGADRGSAAQLATYALDCVLSCDSRVGIIDDIHFIDQNSRDGLAVSNHLKWLANELPVTFIYAGVGLGERRFFEEGLSGSSAALAQSARRWTRLEVGTFAHDRHWKSLVKAVDKQLVLTCWQPGQLTGLADYLFARTGGHIGSLMTLINRGCFKAIRTGAEAMSQELLDTVRIDEASEKARHRLEAATRTRVERKQVRR, encoded by the coding sequence GTGAGCAGCGCCTACAGCCTCTCCCGCAAGGACGGGTGGCGCCGGTTCGTCGACACCGCGCCCCGCACCCGGCCCGACACCCTTACCGCTACGGCGTTGTCCGCCTTGGGGAGTGACGCCCGCGAGGACTATGACGACGCCCGCCACGACTGGCACGCCAACTTCGGCACCATCGCCACCCCGCAGCTGAAGGCGGTGCGCGACGAATTGGAGTTGATCGTCGCCTCGAATCGTCAAGATCCCGATCGTGTTCGGGGCGCGGCGGTCATCGACGGGTTCCCCGGTCTGGGCAAGACGACCATCGTCAACCTGTTCGGCCGCGACTATCACCGCCAGGCCCTGCGTCGCCGCGGCCCGGTCACCGAGTCCGGTGATGAGCACATTCCGGTGTTCCGGGTCGGTCTGACCTCGAACACCACGCTGCGGACGTTGAACAAGATGATCTGCCAGTTCTACGGGCATCCCGGCGCCGATCGCGGCAGCGCCGCCCAGTTGGCCACCTACGCCCTGGACTGCGTCCTCTCGTGTGATTCGCGGGTCGGGATCATCGATGATATTCACTTCATCGACCAGAACAGCCGAGACGGGCTCGCCGTCAGCAATCACCTGAAATGGCTGGCCAATGAGCTGCCGGTGACGTTCATCTACGCCGGAGTCGGTCTCGGAGAACGCCGGTTCTTCGAGGAGGGCCTGTCCGGGTCCTCGGCCGCGTTGGCGCAAAGCGCCCGGCGCTGGACCCGCCTCGAAGTCGGCACCTTCGCCCACGACCGTCACTGGAAATCCCTGGTCAAGGCGGTCGACAAACAGTTGGTGCTCACCTGCTGGCAGCCCGGACAGCTCACCGGCCTGGCCGACTACCTGTTCGCCCGCACCGGCGGGCACATCGGGTCGCTGATGACGCTGATCAACCGCGGCTGCTTCAAAGCGATCCGCACCGGAGCCGAGGCGATGTCACAGGAGCTGCTCGACACCGTCCGCATCGACGAAGCCTCCGAAAAGGCACGCCACCGGCTCGAAGCCGCGACCCGCACGAGAGTCGAGCGCAAGCAGGTGAGGCGATGA
- a CDS encoding prepilin peptidase, giving the protein MTEPTSELAGSGPSEEPQSPAVGAEDAAGQRSDHLSATVYAPAGIVVVASVVVWFAVRWLDVEYGTTGLWWAASACAAGGAALTAAIAPMMARLCKAVDIPSEATGRRIVPAATTAGTWFGAALLTGGDAILTAWLALSLLCVWAGWIDHFTLRFPLTLIRLTTAVGLMLGAFAVAVDQDPAAGGRALLAGMLVFAFNLVFAIVTRGYPGLADVRLSFILGAALGWVGWMNVLSGMLLPNVLALVVMLWVKLIGRRKDLGEFGFAPFLVFGTALAIAVPPMWWIVWI; this is encoded by the coding sequence ATGACCGAACCGACGTCCGAGCTGGCGGGCAGTGGTCCCAGCGAGGAGCCACAATCGCCGGCCGTCGGTGCTGAAGATGCGGCAGGGCAACGCAGTGATCATCTGTCGGCGACGGTGTACGCGCCTGCTGGGATTGTCGTCGTCGCGAGTGTGGTGGTGTGGTTCGCGGTTCGGTGGCTTGATGTCGAATACGGCACAACAGGGCTGTGGTGGGCTGCAAGCGCCTGCGCTGCAGGTGGTGCGGCGTTGACTGCGGCAATAGCGCCGATGATGGCCCGGTTGTGTAAGGCGGTCGATATTCCATCAGAGGCAACCGGCCGGCGGATCGTTCCTGCGGCTACGACCGCGGGAACGTGGTTTGGCGCCGCGCTGCTCACCGGCGGCGACGCGATCTTGACGGCCTGGCTTGCACTGAGCCTGCTGTGCGTGTGGGCAGGGTGGATCGATCACTTCACGCTGCGGTTTCCGTTGACGTTGATCCGGTTGACCACTGCAGTGGGCCTGATGTTGGGGGCATTCGCTGTGGCGGTGGATCAAGATCCTGCGGCAGGTGGGCGCGCTCTTCTCGCCGGCATGCTGGTGTTCGCGTTCAACCTTGTCTTCGCGATCGTCACCCGCGGCTACCCCGGGCTCGCCGACGTGCGTTTGAGTTTCATTCTGGGTGCTGCCCTGGGATGGGTCGGATGGATGAATGTGCTCTCAGGGATGTTGCTACCGAACGTCCTCGCGCTCGTGGTGATGCTGTGGGTGAAACTTATCGGACGACGGAAGGATTTGGGGGAGTTCGGTTTCGCCCCCTTCCTCGTCTTCGGAACTGCGCTGGCGATCGCGGTCCCCCCGATGTGGTGGATCGTCTGGATCTAA
- a CDS encoding alpha/beta fold hydrolase, producing MRAPGDRTRLVLTADGTSLAVREIGSRMAPVTVIFAHGFCLHMDAWAPQRDYLAKAWRGRARLVFFDHRGHGGSDAADTDSYTISQLGRDLDAVIRTVAPKGPIVLVGHSMGGMAVMSYVAHHQEAAAAQVVGVGLISTAVDNVAGAGIGRALNTPAVTILRSASAHAPGLVGRSWNLSRRILSPVVGATCPLAPSASVRAAATSYGMVHATPIATVAAFLRDLRIYDASPALDVLAKMPASIICGTRDRVTPIGHSQRLAAALPLAELIPVSGARHMVGLERPDVVSESLDRLLGRAVGRREQDTTRRSKSDLVGA from the coding sequence ATGAGGGCCCCCGGGGATCGCACACGCCTCGTCCTCACCGCCGACGGCACCTCTCTTGCGGTGCGTGAGATCGGATCCCGGATGGCGCCGGTCACTGTGATTTTCGCGCACGGATTCTGTCTCCACATGGACGCCTGGGCACCGCAACGGGACTACCTGGCTAAGGCATGGCGTGGGCGCGCCCGGTTGGTCTTTTTCGATCACCGCGGCCATGGTGGATCCGACGCGGCTGACACCGACAGTTACACGATCAGCCAGCTTGGACGGGACCTGGATGCGGTGATTCGCACGGTGGCGCCAAAGGGGCCGATTGTCCTCGTCGGGCACTCGATGGGCGGGATGGCCGTGATGTCCTACGTCGCCCATCACCAAGAGGCCGCGGCCGCGCAAGTCGTGGGAGTCGGGTTGATCTCGACCGCCGTCGACAATGTCGCCGGCGCCGGCATCGGGCGCGCTCTGAATACGCCGGCGGTGACGATATTGCGGTCGGCATCAGCTCACGCCCCAGGGCTCGTCGGGCGCAGCTGGAATCTCTCACGTCGCATCTTGTCGCCGGTGGTCGGCGCAACTTGCCCGCTTGCTCCGAGTGCAAGTGTCCGTGCCGCCGCCACGTCCTACGGGATGGTCCACGCGACGCCGATCGCCACCGTGGCCGCCTTCCTGCGGGATCTGCGGATCTACGACGCTTCCCCGGCGCTCGACGTGCTCGCGAAGATGCCGGCGTCGATCATCTGTGGAACCCGGGACAGGGTGACCCCGATTGGGCACTCACAGCGACTCGCGGCGGCTCTTCCCCTCGCCGAACTGATCCCGGTGAGCGGAGCGCGGCACATGGTCGGCCTCGAGCGCCCTGACGTGGTGAGCGAGAGTCTCGATCGACTGCTCGGCCGCGCGGTAGGGCGCCGCGAACAGGACACCACCCGCAGGTCCAAATCCGACCTCGTCGGGGCGTGA
- a CDS encoding TnsA-like heteromeric transposase endonuclease subunit has protein sequence MIDVAFLIDLSPRCRFRHFSENRSRRVCGLILGLGGWVSAMTNEGSLMWAGLAGVVPGSEVAVRFRGDDGAFVDTTLRRLPVEEVLAGRPVREFRSWQGRRHYSGWYWSATTGGHVVYESRLELARILLADQDPTVVAIAAQPFLLEGVDGDRKRRHVPDLLLAHKDGTLTVVDVKAAARVADPKVAAQFAWTRAVCERHGFGFEVWTGADAVLVENLRFLAGYRRPATIATELVPAVIDAAVVPVAISALERRLGLSVPQWLVRPVILHLLWRSWLVADLSRVLGGDTLVSAEVVA, from the coding sequence ATGATTGATGTCGCTTTTCTCATCGATCTGTCGCCCAGATGTCGCTTCCGACATTTTAGTGAGAATCGATCTCGGCGTGTCTGCGGCCTGATCCTGGGCTTGGGCGGTTGGGTGTCCGCCATGACTAATGAGGGCAGCCTGATGTGGGCTGGTTTGGCGGGAGTTGTGCCGGGGTCGGAAGTGGCCGTGCGGTTCCGGGGAGACGACGGAGCGTTCGTCGATACGACGTTGCGGCGGTTACCGGTGGAGGAGGTGCTGGCGGGCCGTCCGGTGCGGGAGTTCCGGTCGTGGCAGGGGCGGCGGCACTATTCGGGTTGGTACTGGTCGGCTACCACGGGTGGTCATGTGGTCTACGAGAGCCGTCTGGAACTGGCGAGAATCCTTCTAGCGGACCAGGACCCGACCGTGGTGGCGATCGCGGCGCAACCGTTCCTGCTCGAAGGTGTCGATGGCGATCGGAAACGACGGCATGTGCCGGATCTGCTGCTGGCGCACAAGGATGGAACGCTGACGGTGGTGGACGTGAAGGCAGCTGCCCGCGTTGCCGATCCGAAGGTTGCGGCTCAGTTCGCGTGGACGAGGGCGGTGTGTGAGCGACACGGTTTCGGGTTCGAGGTATGGACGGGTGCCGATGCGGTGCTGGTGGAGAACTTGCGCTTTCTGGCCGGGTATCGGCGGCCTGCCACGATCGCGACCGAACTGGTGCCGGCGGTGATCGATGCGGCGGTCGTGCCGGTGGCGATCTCCGCTTTGGAACGGCGGCTGGGCCTGTCGGTGCCGCAGTGGCTGGTGCGACCGGTGATCCTGCACCTGTTGTGGCGATCGTGGCTGGTGGCGGATCTGTCGCGGGTTCTCGGCGGCGACACGCTGGTGTCGGCGGAGGTGGTGGCGTGA
- a CDS encoding TniQ family protein, producing the protein MTTITTLPLRTPITAGESLDSWIDALARRNDTSPREVLRALGTDHLGLSIRQLVDELDSTELRRIEAATGLPARRLDAATGPAVPGIERLSMHCSRFCPRCLAEADGRWQLSWRSSWAMVCGRHRLLLHDTCPGPDCRATPRVQIVGGATAPPASTCSRPISRSWLRCGGELFAAADLPAPDEVLDAQSWIDQLMAAARAPGPDPAHATLTDLHLVVAWLLRLDRAAAIAAARAINPRRHATPPQPRNGSPPDLDAALTAALLIRARTVLGDDEASAIDELRTLVTNHPNPQRVSPPEFTKRHFVVMPSQFPNRYLRAVDADLPGAVRLRMRTITASAAIPRADGAARIRMLPQLFWPDWAGRLLPVAGGFHTDLFRAALSVLLTVPGDPSQRMDTHAGLLNPRVTAANLSITLQGFDKLPSGSALTDVLVLLCRITEHLDQHGTPIDYQRRREQIPAETITWDQWRDLACSVGAHPGKHRQGRLRHAQRHLHQLLSGADLADHRHPLAFRSPNDRGTFVEFTTAMAAPLRRALNEHAESILVNLAIDEPLTWSPPTDLADGLALPGIDTGDLDPDKVSRLVVDEHRSSREAAEVLGVHLEHVRIAMERLDQPRRQWAPHAAPAAWLREQHAARLFTREFFDREYIQAGRSLNDIAADTGIGRHIITRFAKQAGISLRRARAPFRIDPVWLREQYCAQLRSTADIAVELGTEQMRVNNALHQHGIPVRPQGVASRTEMIMTFDHLPPIIRASVEGTLHGWIRLHRFRITMAFPSLGTAAGYLGIKSNSLLHQLRLLEHHVGAPLFHRSRRGTAHKPTPHGQTLLRELDNEHVQPLMTAALHACSALAMPDAKTLAHAVREAMTPPRNPGLLKPFRDIPVGRLRMTRTTLTLLRHLTTTDAEEFYGHGLHQCTSIQHGTLYPLLRSLEQAGWLTSRDEDEADWLAGAPPGCGPGRRRTYYRLTPDGRRAALRELNTPRKRQNSENPGATNP; encoded by the coding sequence ATGACCACGATCACCACTCTGCCGTTGCGAACACCGATCACCGCCGGCGAGAGCCTGGATTCCTGGATCGACGCGCTGGCCCGCCGCAACGACACCTCCCCGCGGGAAGTGCTGCGCGCCTTGGGCACCGATCACCTCGGTCTATCGATCCGCCAGCTGGTCGATGAACTTGATTCCACGGAGCTGCGCCGCATCGAAGCCGCTACCGGGCTGCCGGCCCGTCGTCTCGACGCCGCGACCGGTCCCGCCGTCCCCGGGATCGAACGGCTATCGATGCATTGTTCACGGTTCTGCCCGCGCTGTTTGGCCGAGGCCGACGGGCGTTGGCAACTGTCGTGGCGGTCGAGTTGGGCGATGGTCTGCGGTCGGCACCGGCTGCTGCTGCACGACACCTGCCCGGGACCGGACTGCCGAGCAACGCCCCGAGTGCAGATCGTCGGCGGCGCCACCGCACCACCGGCGTCGACCTGCAGCCGCCCCATTAGTCGGTCGTGGCTGCGTTGCGGCGGCGAGCTATTCGCCGCGGCGGACCTACCCGCCCCCGACGAAGTCCTCGATGCCCAGTCCTGGATCGATCAACTGATGGCCGCGGCCCGCGCACCTGGCCCCGATCCGGCCCATGCGACACTGACCGATCTGCATCTGGTGGTGGCCTGGTTGCTGCGCCTGGACCGCGCGGCCGCGATCGCTGCGGCCCGCGCGATCAACCCGCGTCGGCACGCGACTCCGCCGCAACCGCGCAACGGCAGCCCGCCCGACCTCGATGCGGCACTGACCGCGGCGCTTCTGATTCGCGCCAGGACTGTTCTCGGGGACGACGAGGCTAGCGCGATCGACGAGCTGCGCACACTGGTGACGAACCATCCTAATCCACAACGGGTCTCGCCACCAGAGTTCACCAAGCGACACTTTGTGGTCATGCCGAGCCAATTTCCCAACCGCTATCTGCGCGCCGTCGACGCCGATCTACCCGGAGCCGTCCGGCTGCGCATGCGGACAATCACTGCCTCGGCCGCAATACCGCGCGCCGATGGGGCTGCGCGGATCCGGATGCTGCCGCAACTGTTCTGGCCCGACTGGGCCGGCCGTCTGCTGCCCGTCGCGGGCGGCTTCCACACCGACCTGTTCCGAGCTGCTCTCAGTGTCCTGCTGACCGTCCCCGGTGATCCCTCGCAGCGGATGGACACCCACGCCGGGTTGTTGAACCCACGCGTCACCGCCGCCAACCTGAGCATCACCCTGCAAGGATTCGACAAGCTTCCCAGCGGATCGGCGCTGACCGATGTCCTCGTGCTTCTCTGCCGCATCACCGAACACCTCGACCAACACGGCACACCGATCGACTACCAGCGGAGACGTGAGCAGATCCCCGCCGAAACCATCACCTGGGACCAGTGGCGTGACCTCGCCTGTTCGGTCGGAGCGCACCCCGGCAAGCACCGTCAAGGACGGCTGCGGCACGCCCAACGTCACCTGCATCAACTGCTGTCCGGTGCCGACCTCGCCGACCACCGCCACCCACTGGCGTTCCGCAGCCCCAATGACCGCGGCACCTTCGTCGAGTTCACCACCGCCATGGCAGCGCCGCTGCGCCGAGCCCTGAACGAACACGCCGAATCCATACTGGTTAACCTCGCCATCGACGAACCACTGACCTGGTCGCCACCAACCGACCTCGCCGACGGGCTCGCCCTGCCGGGCATCGATACCGGCGACCTCGACCCCGACAAGGTCAGTCGCCTGGTCGTCGACGAACACCGCTCCTCGAGGGAGGCCGCCGAGGTTCTCGGCGTCCACCTCGAGCACGTCCGCATCGCGATGGAACGTCTCGACCAACCACGACGACAGTGGGCGCCCCATGCGGCACCCGCCGCATGGTTGCGTGAACAACACGCCGCCAGGCTGTTCACCCGCGAGTTCTTCGATCGCGAATACATCCAGGCCGGACGCAGCCTGAACGACATCGCCGCCGACACCGGCATCGGCCGCCACATCATCACCCGATTCGCCAAACAAGCCGGGATCTCCCTGCGCAGGGCCCGTGCACCCTTCCGCATCGACCCGGTCTGGCTGCGCGAGCAGTACTGCGCGCAGCTTCGTTCGACCGCCGACATCGCCGTCGAACTCGGCACCGAGCAGATGCGCGTCAACAATGCCCTGCATCAGCACGGCATCCCGGTTCGGCCGCAAGGCGTCGCGAGCCGCACCGAGATGATCATGACCTTCGACCACCTCCCACCGATCATCCGCGCATCTGTCGAGGGCACCCTGCACGGTTGGATTCGGCTGCACCGCTTCCGGATCACGATGGCGTTCCCTTCCCTGGGCACCGCCGCCGGCTACCTCGGAATCAAGTCGAACAGCCTGCTCCACCAACTCCGACTCCTCGAACATCACGTCGGAGCACCCCTGTTCCACCGATCCCGTCGCGGCACCGCGCACAAGCCCACCCCACACGGACAGACGCTGCTGCGCGAACTCGACAACGAGCACGTTCAGCCACTGATGACCGCCGCCCTGCATGCCTGCAGTGCCCTCGCAATGCCCGACGCGAAGACCCTCGCACACGCGGTGCGCGAAGCAATGACACCGCCACGAAACCCTGGCCTCCTCAAACCTTTCAGAGATATCCCCGTCGGTCGGCTGCGGATGACCCGCACCACGCTCACCCTGCTACGCCACCTCACCACAACCGATGCCGAGGAGTTCTATGGCCACGGCCTGCATCAATGCACCAGCATCCAACACGGCACCCTCTACCCACTCCTGAGAAGTCTCGAACAAGCCGGATGGCTCACCAGCCGCGACGAAGACGAGGCCGACTGGCTCGCGGGCGCCCCACCCGGATGCGGACCAGGACGACGCCGCACCTACTACCGACTCACCCCAGACGGGCGGCGCGCTGCCCTCCGCGAACTCAACACGCCAAGAAAGCGACAGAACAGTGAGAACCCAGGAGCGACAAACCCATGA